One genomic segment of Clostridium estertheticum subsp. estertheticum includes these proteins:
- a CDS encoding S-ribosylhomocysteine lyase translates to MEVISSFQVNHIKLLRGFYESRIDGDIITYDLRMKEPNREQVMSTGACHTIEHIGATYLRNQDIAKDVIYFGPMGCRTGFYMIMRNIDKTKGIEVVKDMMKFVIAFEGEIPGAQPDQCGNYSDMDLIGAKKDVQEYLDTLLNATSLNVTYPEIKS, encoded by the coding sequence ATGGAAGTAATATCAAGTTTTCAAGTTAATCATATTAAATTATTAAGAGGATTTTATGAATCAAGGATAGATGGAGATATCATTACTTATGATCTTAGGATGAAAGAACCTAATAGGGAACAAGTTATGTCAACAGGTGCTTGTCATACTATTGAACATATAGGTGCCACATATTTAAGAAATCAAGATATAGCTAAAGATGTTATTTACTTTGGACCTATGGGTTGTAGAACAGGTTTCTATATGATCATGAGGAATATAGATAAGACAAAGGGTATTGAAGTAGTAAAAGATATGATGAAATTTGTAATAGCTTTTGAAGGAGAGATACCGGGAGCACAACCAGACCAGTGTGGTAATTATTCAGATATGGATCTAATAGGAGCAAAGAAAGATGTACAAGAATATCTTGATACTCTTCTTAATGCAACTTCTTTAAATGTAACTTATCCAGAAATAAAATCTTAA
- a CDS encoding fused N-dimethylarginine dimethylaminohydrolase/saccharopine dehydrogenase domain-containing protein, whose translation MGFQLPKFVPPDFSHNVFENAPDVKVGEVKKDGVAPIGFLITSIFPEYFKIKGQWVLPTQTSIECTAVVRDNNTVEIVEFRNLKTHDKVVLGKVKDGSEGVYKHTSGFDNLQSIGTGRSVESSFSRDYKELYELLEYEKQNNGYIVWVLGPAVVFDYDTRAALSVLCSNGYVDSLMAGNAMATHDLEGGLLGTALGQNIYTQESAPMGHYNHLDLINEARRAGSIEALLDEGNIKDGFMKTAMEKKIPIVLAGSIRDDGPLPPVYHDVSCGLDAMKEETDKATVIICLATVLHSVATANLTSSYRVCDGKVRPIYFYCVDISEYAVNQVSVAREYIGIKTIVTNVQDFVVKVQKNLC comes from the coding sequence ATGGGTTTTCAATTACCAAAGTTCGTACCGCCAGATTTTTCGCATAATGTTTTTGAGAACGCGCCAGATGTTAAAGTAGGAGAAGTTAAGAAAGATGGAGTTGCACCTATTGGCTTTTTAATAACTTCTATATTTCCTGAATATTTTAAAATTAAAGGACAATGGGTGCTGCCAACTCAAACATCTATAGAATGCACTGCAGTTGTTCGTGATAACAACACCGTAGAAATTGTGGAATTTAGAAATCTTAAAACTCACGACAAGGTTGTTTTAGGGAAAGTTAAAGATGGAAGCGAAGGTGTATATAAGCATACTAGTGGATTTGATAATTTACAAAGTATTGGAACCGGGAGATCTGTTGAATCTTCATTTTCAAGGGATTATAAAGAATTATATGAATTACTAGAATATGAAAAACAAAATAATGGATATATAGTTTGGGTTCTAGGTCCAGCTGTAGTTTTTGATTATGATACTAGAGCCGCTTTATCTGTACTTTGCTCCAATGGGTATGTTGATTCTCTTATGGCTGGGAATGCCATGGCAACTCATGATCTAGAGGGAGGATTACTAGGGACAGCCCTTGGTCAAAATATATATACTCAAGAATCTGCTCCAATGGGTCATTATAATCATTTAGATCTAATAAATGAGGCTAGACGCGCAGGCTCGATAGAAGCATTACTTGATGAAGGAAATATAAAAGATGGATTTATGAAAACTGCGATGGAGAAGAAAATACCTATAGTCCTTGCTGGGTCTATAAGGGATGACGGGCCGCTTCCACCGGTTTATCATGATGTATCTTGCGGACTTGATGCTATGAAAGAAGAAACCGATAAAGCAACAGTAATAATTTGTCTTGCTACTGTTCTTCATTCAGTTGCAACTGCAAATTTGACTTCATCTTATAGAGTTTGCGATGGAAAAGTAAGACCAATATATTTTTACTGCGTAGACATTTCTGAATATGCAGTTAATCAGGTATC